In Luteibacter mycovicinus, a genomic segment contains:
- a CDS encoding DUF2058 family protein has product MAESLRDQLLKSGLVKEVREEKRASTPPPKQGGASGQPYAGNNPRHGGKPKQGQGGRPQGDRAGGGKGAGNNRPQEGRRGQAAGRPQSAKSARTDGEMDLARAYAIRAQTESAERRKAEAEAAEVARLRKEKKRKVEELLKGKALNLADADQVRHFPYGEKIRRVHVDAAQLTAINAGELGVVQQGGRYLVVDKSVVDALRELAPEFIALMVDPNAVSEADDGVPDDLMW; this is encoded by the coding sequence ATGGCAGAGTCCCTGCGCGACCAGTTGTTGAAGAGCGGCCTCGTAAAGGAAGTCCGCGAAGAAAAGCGTGCGTCCACGCCGCCACCGAAACAGGGTGGCGCGAGCGGTCAGCCTTACGCGGGCAACAATCCGCGTCATGGTGGCAAGCCGAAGCAGGGGCAGGGTGGCCGGCCTCAGGGTGACCGCGCCGGCGGCGGTAAGGGCGCGGGAAACAACCGTCCGCAGGAAGGACGACGCGGACAGGCTGCTGGCCGGCCGCAGAGCGCGAAGTCGGCACGCACCGATGGCGAGATGGATCTGGCCAGGGCCTATGCCATTCGCGCGCAGACGGAATCGGCCGAGCGTCGCAAGGCGGAGGCTGAAGCCGCTGAAGTGGCGCGCCTGCGTAAGGAAAAGAAACGCAAGGTTGAAGAGTTGCTTAAGGGTAAAGCGCTCAACCTCGCTGACGCCGATCAGGTGCGTCACTTCCCGTACGGTGAAAAGATTCGTCGCGTGCACGTCGATGCCGCGCAGCTCACCGCGATCAACGCGGGCGAACTGGGTGTCGTCCAGCAGGGCGGTCGTTACCTGGTGGTCGACAAGTCCGTCGTTGACGCGCTACGCGAGCTCGCCCCGGAGTTCATCGCGTTGATGGTGGATCCGAACGCGGTGAGCGAGGCGGATGACGGCGTGCCAGACGATCTGATGTGGTAA
- a CDS encoding 3-hydroxyacyl-CoA dehydrogenase NAD-binding domain-containing protein, translating to MFEGLRFKHWKTSVGDDGIVVLTFDREGSSANALSREVLDELDKLVERLTIEGPRGVVIHSAKPSGFAVGADIREFVEYAHTGTVLENIENGQRVFDNLARLPCPTVAAIHGACMGGGTELALACRLRIAADDEATKIGLPEVMLGIHPGWGGSARLPRLIGAPDALPAMLTGKPFNARRAKAVGLVDRVARPDELLAEARQLARRPTRRPLAQRAKAWATNTLPARAILAPMVRKQTAAKVRKEHYPAPFALIDVWARGGSSIQQRLRLEAKSVAKLATTPTARNLIRIFFLQERLKGLGGGTDHGIKHVHVVGAGTMGGDIAAWSALKGFDVTLQDRELRFVEPAIARARTLFEKKLKAPAKFEAAVARLRADVEGKGVADADLAIEAIFENPEAKHALYATIEPQFQSDEILASNTSSIPLDELRQGLKAPQRFLGLHFFNPVAQMPLVEVVRHDALDPAIEKRALAFCKAIGKLPVPVKGTPGFLVNRILMPYLMEAMRLYNEGVPGPVLDREAKKFGMPMGPIELADTVGLDVCASVGKELAPFLGLEIPAGLEEKLAANKRGKKDGEGLYVWKEGKPDKPDVDPDYVPPADIQDRMILPMVNEAIACLAEGVVDDADLLDAGVIFGTGFAPFRGGPIQYVRTEGVAAIRERLAKLEQKHGARFAKKEGWDNPELSSPPA from the coding sequence ATGTTCGAAGGACTCCGATTCAAGCACTGGAAGACCAGCGTGGGCGACGACGGCATCGTCGTCCTGACGTTCGACCGCGAGGGTTCCAGCGCCAACGCGCTGTCCCGCGAGGTCCTGGATGAACTGGACAAGCTCGTCGAGCGCCTCACCATCGAGGGCCCTCGCGGCGTGGTGATTCATTCCGCCAAGCCTTCCGGGTTCGCGGTGGGCGCCGATATCCGCGAATTCGTCGAGTACGCGCACACGGGCACGGTGCTCGAGAACATCGAGAACGGCCAGCGTGTCTTCGATAACCTCGCCCGCCTGCCGTGTCCGACGGTGGCCGCCATCCACGGCGCCTGCATGGGCGGCGGTACCGAACTGGCCCTCGCCTGCCGCCTGCGCATCGCCGCCGACGACGAGGCGACGAAGATCGGCCTGCCGGAAGTGATGCTCGGCATCCATCCGGGCTGGGGCGGATCGGCGCGCCTGCCACGTCTGATCGGTGCGCCCGATGCGCTGCCGGCCATGCTTACGGGCAAGCCGTTCAACGCCCGTCGCGCCAAAGCGGTCGGGCTGGTCGACCGCGTCGCCCGCCCGGACGAACTGCTCGCGGAAGCCAGACAGCTCGCACGCCGCCCCACACGGCGCCCGCTCGCGCAGCGCGCGAAGGCCTGGGCGACCAACACCCTGCCCGCACGCGCGATCCTGGCGCCGATGGTGCGCAAGCAGACGGCGGCCAAGGTACGTAAAGAACATTACCCGGCGCCGTTCGCGCTCATCGACGTCTGGGCACGCGGCGGGTCGAGCATCCAGCAACGACTCAGACTCGAAGCGAAGTCGGTGGCGAAGCTCGCCACCACGCCCACCGCGCGCAACCTCATCCGTATCTTCTTCCTGCAGGAACGCCTCAAGGGCCTCGGCGGCGGCACCGACCATGGCATCAAGCACGTGCATGTCGTCGGCGCCGGCACCATGGGTGGCGACATCGCCGCCTGGTCCGCACTGAAAGGGTTCGACGTGACGCTGCAGGACCGCGAGCTGCGCTTCGTCGAGCCGGCGATCGCGCGGGCCCGCACGCTGTTCGAGAAGAAGCTGAAAGCACCGGCCAAATTCGAAGCCGCCGTCGCGCGCCTGCGCGCCGACGTCGAGGGTAAGGGCGTCGCCGATGCCGACCTCGCGATCGAGGCGATCTTCGAGAACCCGGAAGCGAAGCACGCCCTGTACGCGACCATCGAGCCACAGTTCCAGTCGGACGAGATCCTCGCGAGCAATACGTCGTCGATCCCGCTCGATGAACTGCGCCAGGGCCTGAAGGCACCGCAGCGCTTCCTCGGGCTGCACTTCTTCAATCCCGTGGCGCAGATGCCGCTGGTCGAAGTCGTGCGCCACGACGCGCTCGATCCGGCGATCGAGAAGCGCGCGCTGGCCTTCTGCAAGGCCATCGGCAAGCTGCCGGTGCCGGTCAAGGGCACGCCCGGCTTCCTGGTCAACCGCATCCTCATGCCTTATCTGATGGAAGCGATGCGCCTCTACAACGAAGGCGTGCCCGGCCCGGTGCTCGACCGCGAGGCAAAGAAGTTCGGCATGCCGATGGGGCCGATCGAGCTGGCCGATACGGTCGGCCTCGACGTATGCGCCTCGGTGGGCAAGGAACTGGCACCCTTCCTCGGTCTGGAAATCCCGGCAGGCCTCGAGGAAAAGCTCGCCGCCAACAAACGCGGCAAGAAAGACGGCGAAGGCCTTTACGTCTGGAAGGAAGGCAAGCCGGACAAACCGGATGTCGATCCCGACTATGTGCCGCCGGCCGATATTCAGGACCGCATGATCCTGCCGATGGTCAACGAGGCCATCGCCTGCCTGGCCGAAGGCGTGGTGGACGATGCCGACCTCCTGGATGCCGGCGTGATCTTCGGCACCGGCTTTGCGCCGTTCCGGGGCGGCCCGATTCAGTACGTGCGCACCGAAGGCGTGGCGGCGATCCGCGAGCGCCTGGCGAAGCTCGAACAGAAGCACGGCGCGCGCTTCGCGAAGAAGGAAGGCTGGGATAACCCGGAGCTGTCGAGCCCGCCCGCATAA